A genome region from Meleagris gallopavo isolate NT-WF06-2002-E0010 breed Aviagen turkey brand Nicholas breeding stock chromosome 7, Turkey_5.1, whole genome shotgun sequence includes the following:
- the LYPD1 gene encoding ly6/PLAUR domain-containing protein 1, which yields MPLIFPGFVGTLILDHICLIAKKPKESSADVDSSALVKLLSVPGFGLQIQCYQCEEFQLNNDCSSPEFIVNCTVNVQDMCQKEVMEKSFGIMYRKSCASSAACLIASAGYQSFCSPGKVNSVCISCCNTPLCNGPRPKKRGNSGVKLRAHMITTVLLLKLSLLFFYH from the exons ATGCCCCTCATTTTTCCTGGCTTCGTAGGAACACTCATCTTGGACCACATCTGCCTCATAGCTAAGAAGCCTAAAGAAAGCTCTGCAGATGTAGATAGCTCTGCTCTTG TGAAACTCTTATCTGTTCCAGGTTTCGGTTTGCAAATACAATGTTACCAGTGCGAGGAGTTCCAGCTAAATAATGACTGCTCCTCTCCGGAGTTCATTGTGAATTGTACAGTGAACGTTCAAGATATGTGTCAGAAAGAAGTAATGGAGAAAAGTTTTG GAATCATGTATCGCAAATCCTGCGCATCTTCAGCAGCGTGTCTGATAGCTTCTGCTGGATACCAATCTTTTTGCTCTCCAGGGAAAGTGAACTCTGTGTGCATCAGCTGCTGCAACACTCCGCTCTGCAATGGACCCCGGCCGAAGAAGAGGGGGAATTCTGGTGTGAAACTGAGGGCACACATGATAACTACCGTTCTGCTCCTTAAATTATCTCTCCTGTTTTTCTATCACTAA